A region from the Actinomycetota bacterium genome encodes:
- a CDS encoding ferritin-like domain-containing protein, with amino-acid sequence MATTEDLIGRTDVNDLEAILAITNTDVDEAIRAVKDNADAIFTWDYERSRHKLGRLYEKAKTSMWNGETDLPWETPVDQQAVVLANSAQFGGPGAGFDVTGTPFEKWTDKEWIEVGVQSQNWTLSQFLHGEQGALVCTAKIVESVPWIDAKYYAATQVMDEARHVEVFAKYLDTKLSGHYPINAHLRLLLDDIVTDSRWDMTYLGMQIMVEGLALAAFGFIHALTTEPLLKQLLRYVMADEARHVAFGVLSLQEYYEGLSSSELHERQEFAFEAAVRMRDRFLQQEVWDRMGLPVKEVVSLVQQAPERQMFQQMLFSKIVPNCKKLGLLDAGDGWLRRKFGELGVIQFEDWADTGDEYEAFALAEGDKRSA; translated from the coding sequence ATGGCAACGACCGAGGACCTCATTGGCCGCACCGACGTCAACGACCTCGAGGCCATCCTCGCCATCACCAACACCGATGTCGACGAGGCCATCCGCGCGGTCAAGGACAACGCCGACGCCATCTTCACGTGGGACTACGAGCGCAGCCGGCACAAGCTCGGGCGCCTCTACGAGAAGGCCAAGACGTCGATGTGGAACGGCGAGACCGACCTGCCGTGGGAGACGCCCGTCGACCAGCAGGCCGTGGTGCTCGCGAACTCCGCCCAGTTCGGCGGCCCCGGGGCGGGCTTCGACGTCACCGGCACGCCGTTCGAGAAGTGGACCGACAAGGAATGGATCGAGGTCGGCGTGCAGTCGCAGAACTGGACGCTGAGCCAGTTTCTCCACGGCGAGCAGGGCGCGCTGGTCTGCACCGCGAAGATCGTCGAGTCGGTGCCGTGGATCGACGCCAAGTACTACGCCGCCACCCAGGTGATGGACGAGGCCCGTCATGTCGAGGTGTTCGCCAAGTACCTCGACACCAAGCTCTCGGGTCACTATCCGATCAACGCCCACCTCCGCCTGCTGCTCGACGACATCGTGACCGACAGCCGTTGGGACATGACGTACCTCGGTATGCAGATCATGGTCGAGGGTCTCGCGCTCGCCGCCTTCGGCTTCATCCACGCGCTCACCACCGAGCCGCTGCTCAAGCAGCTGCTGCGCTACGTGATGGCCGACGAGGCGCGCCACGTGGCCTTCGGGGTGCTCAGCCTGCAGGAGTACTACGAGGGCCTGTCGAGCTCGGAGCTGCACGAGCGCCAGGAGTTCGCGTTCGAGGCCGCCGTCCGCATGCGCGACCGCTTCCTCCAGCAGGAGGTGTGGGACCGCATGGGCCTGCCGGTCAAGGAGGTCGTCTCGCTGGTCCAGCAGGCGCCCGAGCGGCAGATGTTCCAGCAGATGCTCTTCTCCAAGATCGTGCCGAATTGCAAGAAGCTCGGCCTGCTCGACGCGGGTGACGGCTGGCTGCGCCGGAAGTTCGGCGAGCTGGGCGTGATCCAGTTCGAGGACTGGGCCGATACAGGTGACGAGTACGAGGCCTTCGCGCTCGCCGAAGGTGACAAGCGTTCCGCTTAG
- a CDS encoding ferritin-like domain-containing protein — protein MAIDEVDIQSGTIEELAQTVTDAEKRELIHTVQDNAAACFTWDYERSRDQLVKLYEKAKTSMWNASTDIDWDIDVDPWKIARDPNNPLNTTMALERGGTPFEKLTEDEWYDLGAAQQAWVLSQFMHGEQGALICTAKIVESVPWIDAKYYAATQVMDEARHVEVYARYLKEKMAHEFPVNVHLRALLDAVVNDPRWDMTYLGMQIMIEGLALAAFGFQYQTSPDPLLKQLTRYVMSDEARHVAFGVLSLKEAYTDLSPPEIRERQEFCYEAAVQMRDRFLGQEVWEWAGLPVKECCETMLHAPMQIEFRKMLFSKIVPNLKKLGLLDAGDGWLRQKFGELGVLQFEDWEDTGAEYERMQLDSGEIKSA, from the coding sequence ATGGCCATCGACGAGGTAGACATCCAGTCGGGCACCATCGAGGAGCTCGCGCAGACCGTCACCGACGCGGAGAAGCGCGAGCTGATCCACACCGTGCAGGACAACGCCGCAGCCTGCTTCACATGGGACTACGAGCGCAGCCGTGACCAGCTCGTCAAGCTCTACGAGAAGGCCAAGACGTCGATGTGGAACGCGTCCACCGACATCGACTGGGACATCGATGTCGACCCCTGGAAGATCGCGCGCGACCCGAACAACCCGCTCAACACCACCATGGCGCTCGAGCGCGGCGGCACGCCCTTCGAGAAGCTGACCGAGGACGAGTGGTACGACCTCGGCGCCGCGCAGCAGGCGTGGGTGCTGAGCCAGTTCATGCACGGCGAGCAGGGCGCGCTGATCTGCACCGCCAAGATCGTCGAGTCGGTTCCGTGGATCGACGCCAAGTACTACGCGGCCACCCAGGTGATGGACGAGGCCCGCCACGTCGAGGTCTACGCCCGGTACCTCAAGGAGAAGATGGCGCACGAGTTCCCGGTCAACGTGCACCTGCGCGCGTTGCTCGACGCGGTGGTGAACGACCCCCGTTGGGATATGACCTACCTCGGCATGCAGATCATGATCGAGGGCCTGGCCCTGGCCGCGTTCGGCTTCCAGTACCAGACCAGCCCCGATCCGCTGCTCAAGCAGCTCACCCGCTACGTGATGTCCGACGAGGCGCGTCACGTCGCCTTCGGTGTGCTGTCGCTCAAGGAGGCCTACACCGATCTGAGCCCGCCGGAGATCCGCGAGCGCCAGGAGTTCTGCTACGAGGCGGCGGTGCAGATGCGCGACCGCTTCCTCGGCCAGGAGGTCTGGGAGTGGGCCGGCCTGCCGGTGAAGGAGTGCTGCGAGACGATGCTGCACGCCCCGATGCAGATCGAGTTCCGCAAGATGCTCTTCTCCAAGATCGTGCCCAACCTCAAGAAGCTGGGCCTGCTCGACGCGGGCGACGGCTGGCTCCGTCAGAAGTTCGGCGAGCTGGGCGTGCTCCAGTTCGAGGACTGGGAGGACACCGGCGCGGAGTACGAGCGCATGCAGCTCGACAGCGGCGAGATCAAGTCGGCGTAA